The Algihabitans albus genome includes a window with the following:
- a CDS encoding N-acetylmuramoyl-L-alanine amidase, which translates to MQNDRVRKVRGLLGVLTALTVVVVCAIAQSAMAKPRVTDVRIGAHLEFTRFVLELDAAPAYRVFALADPYRVVIDLPEIDWPTPASEQTGGLIGDLRYGLFTPTTSRVVLDLTGPARLREVFMIPPRDGQGYRLVVDLERTDRPTFLAAELDRRLVSREELPRIRTALPAAPPVPSDPRPTVVIDAGHGGVDPGAIGVSGTYEKVLALDYAKALRTALEGSGRYRVVMTRADDRFIPLRDRYRIAEQAGGDLFVSLHANIHSSGRIRGASVYTLSQGASDTEAAALAAKENKADALGGVELSPHSDTVSHILIDLMQTDTLNLSRSFANMLVDTLGERVKLLNNTHRFAGFAVLKSPSVPSVLVEIGYMSNAEEERQLKTKAHREKVTDGLVASIERFFKLQTAMHNN; encoded by the coding sequence GTGCAGAACGATCGAGTGCGTAAGGTCCGAGGCCTGCTCGGCGTCTTGACCGCCCTGACGGTCGTCGTCGTTTGCGCCATCGCGCAATCGGCAATGGCCAAGCCGCGCGTCACGGACGTGCGCATCGGCGCACACCTGGAGTTCACACGGTTCGTCCTGGAACTGGATGCCGCCCCGGCCTACCGCGTCTTCGCTTTGGCGGACCCCTACCGTGTCGTGATCGACCTGCCGGAGATCGACTGGCCGACCCCGGCGTCGGAACAAACGGGCGGATTGATCGGCGACTTGCGCTACGGCCTCTTCACGCCGACGACCAGCCGTGTCGTTCTGGATCTGACCGGTCCGGCCCGTCTGCGCGAGGTCTTTATGATCCCGCCGCGCGACGGCCAGGGCTACCGTCTTGTCGTCGATTTGGAGCGGACGGACCGCCCGACCTTCCTCGCCGCCGAACTGGACCGCCGCCTGGTCTCGCGAGAGGAACTGCCGCGCATACGTACAGCTTTGCCCGCGGCACCTCCGGTCCCAAGCGACCCGCGCCCGACGGTCGTGATCGACGCAGGTCACGGCGGCGTCGATCCCGGCGCGATCGGCGTCTCCGGCACCTACGAGAAGGTTCTGGCGCTGGACTACGCCAAGGCCTTGCGCACGGCGCTGGAAGGGAGCGGCCGTTACCGGGTGGTCATGACCCGAGCGGACGACCGTTTCATCCCTCTACGCGATCGCTACCGAATCGCCGAACAAGCCGGCGGCGACCTCTTCGTCTCGCTGCACGCGAACATCCATTCCTCGGGCCGAATCCGCGGCGCATCGGTCTATACCCTGTCCCAGGGCGCCTCCGATACCGAGGCGGCGGCCCTGGCGGCCAAGGAGAACAAGGCCGATGCCCTGGGCGGCGTCGAACTGAGCCCTCACAGCGACACGGTCTCTCATATCCTGATCGACCTGATGCAGACCGACACGCTGAACCTCTCGCGGTCTTTCGCCAACATGCTGGTCGACACACTGGGCGAGCGGGTCAAGTTGCTCAACAACACCCACCGTTTCGCCGGCTTCGCGGTCTTGAAGTCGCCTAGCGTACCCTCGGTTTTGGTCGAAATCGGCTACATGTCGAATGCCGAGGAGGAGCGGCAGTTGAAGACCAAGGCACATCGCGAGAAAGTGACCGACGGGTTGGTTGCTTCCATCGAGCGCTTCTTCAAGCTGCAAACGGCGATGCACAACAACTGA
- a CDS encoding penicillin-binding protein 1A, producing MLKFLKITASLLLVGLLLGAGGVAFGIYHFSEGLPAHDQLADYEPPMVTRVHANDGRLLAEFATEKRVFVPFGAIPERVKAAFISAEDQNFYQHSGIDFVALLRAVVTNVRQIGSDRRPVGASTITQQVAKNFLLTNEVSIDRKVREAILSFRIEQTFSKQKILQLYMNEIYLGFGSYGVATAALNYFDKSLDELTTAEAAYLAALPKAPNNYHPTRRTEAAINRRNWVIARMLEDGAIGPEEAATARAEPLVIRQRRATQTAQADYFAEEVRRELAGVFGDDGVYEGGLSVRTTVDPRLQAIADRALRSGLVAYDRRHGYRGPVASIDAESEGWAERLEAVAQPAGAGTWQLAVVLALEAETARIGLADGSAGTIPMGELTWAREALENQRVGQQPRQPSDVLSIGDVVLIEPLPLEDGTEAPVPPQFGLRQIPAVQGGLVALDPHSGRMLAMSGGFSAEISEFNRAVQARRQPGSAFKPFVYLAALDHGFTPSSIVLDAPITMDQGPGLPKWKPANYTKEFYGPTTLRIGVEKSRNLMTVRLADAVGMPVIADYAKRLGIVDNLEEVLSMSLGAGETTALRMTAAYAMLVNGGKRIEPTMIDRVQDRFGQTLYKHDNRDCAGCTSQIWTGQAPPALPDTRAQVADPRSAYQMVSILEGAILRGTGVRAREIGKPLAGKTGTTNDYRDAWFVGFSPDLVAGVYVGFDEPRSLGNQEAGSRAALPIWKAFMEKALAEAPATPFRIPEGIRLMRVSHATGRPAGPGDSDVIWEAFKPGEEPQRDDPTQVLTGQAPGGAATGTPTAPAPQAPRTSGSGLY from the coding sequence ATGCTCAAGTTTTTGAAAATTACAGCGTCGTTGCTACTGGTTGGCCTGCTTCTGGGCGCCGGCGGCGTGGCCTTCGGTATCTATCACTTCTCCGAGGGACTTCCGGCCCACGACCAGCTCGCTGACTACGAGCCGCCGATGGTGACCCGCGTGCATGCCAACGACGGTCGATTGCTGGCTGAGTTCGCGACGGAGAAACGGGTCTTCGTGCCGTTCGGTGCGATCCCGGAACGGGTCAAGGCCGCCTTCATCTCGGCCGAGGACCAGAACTTCTATCAGCACTCCGGCATCGATTTCGTCGCTCTGCTGCGCGCGGTCGTCACGAATGTCCGCCAGATCGGCAGCGATCGCCGACCGGTGGGCGCCTCGACCATCACGCAGCAGGTGGCCAAGAACTTCCTCCTGACCAACGAAGTCTCGATCGACCGCAAGGTGCGCGAGGCCATCCTGTCGTTCCGCATAGAACAGACCTTCTCGAAGCAGAAGATTCTCCAGCTCTATATGAACGAGATCTATCTCGGCTTCGGGTCTTACGGTGTCGCGACCGCGGCGCTCAACTATTTCGACAAGTCGCTCGACGAGCTGACGACGGCCGAAGCCGCTTATCTTGCGGCCTTGCCGAAAGCGCCGAACAACTACCATCCCACCCGCCGGACCGAGGCAGCGATCAACCGGCGCAACTGGGTGATCGCGCGCATGCTGGAAGATGGAGCCATCGGGCCTGAGGAGGCCGCGACCGCGCGCGCCGAACCCCTCGTCATCCGACAGCGCAGAGCGACGCAGACGGCACAGGCCGATTACTTCGCCGAGGAAGTCCGGCGCGAACTGGCTGGAGTCTTCGGCGACGACGGCGTCTACGAGGGAGGGCTGTCCGTCCGCACCACGGTCGATCCGCGCCTGCAGGCCATCGCCGACCGCGCCCTGCGCAGTGGCTTGGTCGCCTACGACCGCCGTCATGGCTACCGCGGCCCGGTCGCCTCGATCGACGCGGAAAGCGAGGGTTGGGCCGAGCGCCTGGAGGCGGTCGCGCAGCCTGCCGGAGCCGGGACCTGGCAACTGGCCGTCGTGCTCGCGCTGGAGGCCGAAACGGCCCGCATCGGACTGGCCGACGGCAGTGCCGGTACGATTCCCATGGGCGAGCTGACCTGGGCCCGGGAGGCGCTCGAGAACCAGCGGGTTGGACAACAGCCCCGTCAACCCTCCGACGTATTGTCGATCGGGGACGTGGTTCTGATCGAGCCCTTGCCGCTCGAAGACGGCACCGAAGCGCCCGTTCCGCCCCAGTTCGGGTTGCGCCAGATCCCGGCCGTCCAGGGCGGGCTGGTCGCGCTCGACCCCCATAGCGGCCGCATGCTGGCCATGAGCGGGGGCTTCTCGGCCGAGATCAGCGAGTTCAACCGAGCCGTTCAGGCGCGCCGGCAGCCCGGTTCCGCCTTCAAGCCCTTCGTCTACCTGGCTGCGCTCGACCACGGCTTTACCCCCTCGTCCATCGTGCTCGACGCGCCGATCACCATGGATCAAGGACCTGGCCTCCCGAAGTGGAAGCCGGCCAACTATACCAAGGAGTTCTACGGCCCCACGACGCTGCGCATCGGCGTCGAGAAGTCACGCAACCTCATGACGGTCCGACTGGCGGACGCGGTCGGCATGCCGGTGATCGCCGACTACGCGAAACGCCTCGGCATCGTCGATAATCTGGAGGAGGTTCTCTCCATGTCGCTCGGCGCCGGCGAAACCACGGCGCTGCGCATGACTGCCGCATACGCCATGCTGGTCAACGGCGGCAAGCGGATCGAACCGACGATGATCGACCGGGTCCAGGACCGCTTTGGACAGACGCTTTACAAGCACGACAATCGGGACTGTGCCGGTTGCACGAGTCAGATCTGGACCGGTCAGGCGCCGCCGGCTCTGCCCGATACCCGCGCCCAGGTCGCGGACCCTCGTAGTGCCTATCAGATGGTTTCCATTCTGGAGGGCGCCATACTACGTGGTACCGGGGTTCGGGCGCGCGAGATCGGTAAGCCCCTGGCCGGCAAGACCGGCACCACGAACGATTATCGCGACGCTTGGTTCGTGGGCTTCTCGCCGGATCTGGTCGCCGGCGTCTACGTCGGCTTCGACGAACCCAGGTCGCTGGGAAATCAGGAAGCGGGCAGCCGCGCGGCCTTGCCGATCTGGAAGGCTTTCATGGAGAAGGCCTTGGCCGAAGCACCGGCCACCCCCTTCCGCATTCCCGAAGGCATCCGCTTGATGCGCGTCTCCCACGCCACCGGACGGCCTGCCGGTCCCGGCGACAGCGATGTAATCTGGGAGGCCTTCAAGCCGGGCGAGGAACCCCAGCGCGATGATCCCACCCAGGTCTTGACCGGTCAGGCACCTGGCGGCGCTGCAACCGGCACTCCGACGGCACCGGCCCCGCAAGCGCCGCGCACCAGCGGCTCCGGACTCTATTAG
- a CDS encoding GNAT family N-acetyltransferase yields MVYVTEAGLEDIEDLVPLALEMERFYGADNKIDATVAAARLRAALPLPADGALLLARSAEPLGFAMLYRMFPGRDLEPVWYLKELFVVAAGRGQGVGERLMQAAAAAVVRRGGQRLEFTTGSENAAAQRFYDRLQIPVVGKVFYRLEDEGLERLARFTAT; encoded by the coding sequence ATGGTGTACGTCACGGAAGCGGGTTTGGAGGATATTGAGGACCTGGTGCCGCTCGCTCTGGAGATGGAGCGTTTTTATGGAGCCGACAACAAGATTGACGCGACCGTCGCTGCCGCGCGGTTGCGGGCGGCGCTGCCATTGCCTGCGGATGGAGCTCTCCTCCTAGCGCGGAGCGCGGAACCGCTCGGTTTCGCCATGCTCTATCGCATGTTTCCGGGTCGGGACCTGGAGCCCGTGTGGTACCTCAAGGAGCTGTTCGTGGTTGCGGCCGGTCGTGGACAAGGGGTGGGGGAACGTCTGATGCAGGCCGCCGCCGCCGCCGTGGTGCGGCGCGGCGGTCAACGCCTGGAGTTCACGACGGGAAGCGAAAACGCTGCGGCTCAACGTTTCTACGACCGGCTGCAGATCCCGGTCGTCGGGAAGGTTTTCTATCGTCTCGAAGACGAGGGGTTGGAACGTCTGGCGCGCTTTACGGCCACGTAG
- the prfB gene encoding peptide chain release factor 2 (programmed frameshift): protein MRAETQAVVDSIRESMALLRRHLDWDRALKRLEELNALAEDPELWNDPDKAQGLMRERAALAGQVERSNGLQQRLEDALTLIELGEAEGDDDSITEAEADLAKMKAEADKAEIESLLSGEADSNDAYLEVNAGAGGTEAQDWAEMLLRMYVRWAEQHGYKVEWIEESGGEEAGLKSATIRILGHNAYGWLKSETGVHRLVRISPFDSQSRRHTSFASTWVYPVIDDSIEVEMEDKDLRIDTYRASGAGGQHVNRTDSAVRITHLPTGLVVQCQNDRSQHKNKATAMAMLKARIYEYELKKREAEAQATEDAKTDIGWGHQIRSYVLHPYQMVKDLRTGVEKTNSKSVLDGDIDDYLEAALAAKLGGLEVGEAVDA, encoded by the exons ATGCGCGCCGAGACACAAGCAGTGGTCGACTCGATTCGTGAGTCGATGGCCCTGCTGAGGAGGCATCTT GACTGGGATCGAGCCCTTAAGCGGCTGGAGGAGCTGAACGCTCTCGCCGAGGATCCAGAGCTCTGGAACGATCCGGACAAGGCACAGGGGCTGATGCGCGAACGCGCCGCGCTGGCCGGGCAGGTCGAGCGCAGCAACGGGCTGCAACAGCGCCTCGAGGATGCCCTGACGCTGATCGAACTGGGCGAGGCCGAGGGCGACGACGACTCGATTACCGAAGCGGAAGCGGACCTGGCCAAGATGAAGGCCGAAGCCGACAAGGCCGAGATCGAAAGCCTGCTGTCCGGCGAAGCCGACAGCAACGATGCCTATCTGGAGGTCAACGCCGGTGCCGGCGGCACCGAGGCTCAGGACTGGGCGGAAATGCTGCTGCGCATGTACGTCCGCTGGGCCGAGCAGCATGGCTATAAGGTCGAGTGGATCGAGGAAAGCGGGGGCGAGGAAGCCGGCCTCAAGTCGGCAACGATCCGCATCCTCGGCCACAACGCCTACGGCTGGCTGAAATCCGAGACCGGCGTGCATCGTCTGGTGCGGATCTCGCCTTTCGACTCACAGTCGCGCCGCCACACCTCCTTCGCCAGCACCTGGGTCTATCCCGTCATCGACGACTCCATCGAGGTCGAGATGGAGGACAAGGACCTGCGCATCGACACCTACCGCGCCTCCGGCGCCGGCGGGCAGCACGTCAACCGCACCGATTCGGCCGTGCGCATTACACATTTGCCGACCGGCCTTGTGGTTCAGTGCCAGAACGACCGCTCTCAGCACAAGAACAAGGCCACGGCCATGGCCATGCTGAAGGCGCGGATCTACGAGTACGAGTTGAAGAAGCGCGAGGCCGAGGCCCAAGCGACGGAGGACGCCAAGACCGATATCGGCTGGGGCCATCAGATCCGCTCCTACGTCCTGCACCCTTACCAGATGGTCAAGGACTTGCGCACCGGAGTGGAGAAGACCAACTCCAAGTCGGTTCTGGACGGCGACATCGACGACTACCTGGAAGCCGCGCTGGCCGCCAAGCTCGGCGGCCTGGAAGTCGGCGAAGCGGTGGACGCCTGA
- a CDS encoding MBL fold metallo-hydrolase: protein MREILPGIHTWSKLSPPHGYDFNGYLLELSDSELGGNLVIDPVEPTPDELDAIAAKGAALILLTNRNHGRAANAVREATGAKTLINPADRLHAESQGVAVDGALLVGATFGPLEAVDAAGKSPGEIAVFWPERRILFVGDSIVGWPAGACKLLPDEKLDDPAQLRSSVARLQSLDFDILLPGDGVAILEGARRPVAALIESWAA from the coding sequence ATGCGCGAGATTTTACCTGGCATTCACACTTGGTCGAAGCTGTCGCCGCCGCACGGCTACGACTTCAACGGCTATCTGCTGGAGCTGTCCGACAGCGAGTTGGGCGGAAATCTGGTGATCGATCCGGTCGAGCCGACTCCGGACGAGTTGGACGCTATCGCCGCCAAGGGCGCCGCGCTGATCCTCCTGACCAACCGCAATCACGGACGGGCGGCGAATGCGGTGCGGGAAGCGACAGGCGCCAAGACGCTGATCAACCCGGCCGACCGGTTGCACGCCGAAAGCCAGGGCGTCGCCGTCGACGGCGCCTTGCTGGTCGGTGCGACCTTCGGGCCGCTCGAAGCGGTCGATGCCGCAGGTAAATCGCCAGGCGAGATCGCGGTCTTCTGGCCGGAGCGACGCATCCTCTTCGTCGGCGATTCGATCGTCGGCTGGCCGGCCGGGGCCTGCAAGCTGCTGCCGGACGAGAAACTGGACGATCCGGCGCAACTGCGCAGCTCCGTCGCACGGCTGCAAAGTCTGGACTTCGACATCCTACTGCCCGGCGACGGCGTAGCGATTCTCGAAGGCGCCCGGCGGCCGGTAGCAGCCTTGATCGAGAGCTGGGCGGCCTAA
- a CDS encoding tautomerase family protein translates to MPLARISVPAALPAGKTRKLADAVHDGLVATCNVPLKDRFQLISVFESRCMIIDRNFPDVNRTSEASIVEILFLEGRSVAQKTALFQHVAAGAIEAGFVGDDIMIVLSENAPRDWSLGCGRSYGRNHAPDGSASTGSRQ, encoded by the coding sequence ATGCCCCTCGCTCGAATTTCCGTTCCCGCAGCCCTTCCGGCCGGGAAAACGCGCAAACTGGCGGACGCGGTGCATGACGGGCTCGTCGCAACCTGCAACGTGCCGCTCAAGGATCGGTTTCAGCTCATCTCTGTCTTTGAAAGCCGCTGTATGATCATCGACCGGAACTTTCCGGACGTGAACCGAACATCCGAAGCCTCAATCGTGGAAATCTTGTTTCTGGAAGGTCGGAGCGTTGCACAAAAAACCGCGCTTTTTCAGCATGTTGCGGCAGGAGCGATCGAAGCTGGTTTCGTCGGCGACGACATCATGATCGTTCTCTCGGAAAACGCGCCAAGGGACTGGTCGTTAGGCTGTGGACGGAGTTACGGGCGAAACCACGCGCCCGATGGTTCAGCCTCGACTGGCTCACGTCAGTGA
- a CDS encoding LysR family transcriptional regulator — protein sequence MKQPLVPEIAIFVRTLELGTFAAVAKETGFTSSGVSRIISRLEDSLGVKLLYRSTRRLALTPEGETFAVYARNILEVVEAAEADVSKVMGRPRGHLRVNCGTAFAHHKLAPLLPLLLERYPEITVDISVSDRRIDPVAEQIDVTVRVGPLADSDLIAIRLGTVKRVIAASPDYLAARGTPRSARDLLDHDCLLLTGFSRQTLWPLYENSRRIEIAVRGAVTSDSADALLQAAIAGVGIIRLGDFLGTEALASGRLVPLLADCHDDDPQPITALVSPGRLSIPRVRVFVDFLKYNFAHGDELAPLRGSTVNS from the coding sequence ATGAAGCAGCCACTGGTGCCCGAGATCGCCATCTTCGTCCGAACTCTGGAGCTTGGCACCTTCGCGGCCGTTGCGAAGGAAACGGGATTCACGTCATCGGGTGTGTCCCGCATCATCTCGCGACTGGAAGACAGCCTTGGCGTAAAGCTGCTGTACCGCTCCACCCGGCGGCTGGCCTTGACGCCAGAAGGCGAAACCTTCGCGGTCTATGCCAGGAACATTCTGGAGGTCGTGGAGGCCGCCGAAGCGGACGTGTCCAAAGTCATGGGCCGTCCGCGCGGACATCTGCGTGTCAACTGCGGAACCGCCTTCGCCCATCACAAGCTTGCGCCGCTCCTGCCGCTTCTGCTGGAGAGGTATCCCGAGATCACGGTCGATATCTCCGTCAGCGACCGGCGCATCGACCCCGTTGCCGAACAGATCGACGTCACGGTGCGCGTCGGCCCTCTGGCGGATAGCGATCTCATCGCGATCCGGCTTGGAACCGTGAAGCGGGTCATCGCCGCCAGCCCCGACTACCTCGCGGCTCGCGGAACGCCTCGCAGCGCTCGTGATCTGTTGGACCATGACTGCCTGCTGCTGACAGGGTTCTCTCGACAGACACTTTGGCCATTGTACGAGAACAGCCGCCGGATCGAGATCGCCGTGAGGGGAGCGGTAACTTCGGACAGTGCGGACGCCTTGCTTCAGGCGGCGATCGCGGGTGTCGGGATCATCCGGTTGGGCGATTTCCTCGGCACCGAAGCCTTGGCATCGGGGCGGCTCGTTCCCTTGCTTGCCGATTGCCACGACGACGACCCGCAACCCATAACCGCTCTGGTTTCGCCCGGACGGCTGTCCATTCCCCGCGTCAGGGTGTTCGTCGATTTTCTCAAATACAACTTTGCTCACGGAGACGAGCTGGCGCCCCTCCGCGGTTCGACCGTCAACTCCTGA
- a CDS encoding transporter — protein MPQGLLQGMKGAIALSTLALTVGFAGPLAAEESGSNFLGLDLNGSLGEGRHSRYVPPLTNPIFNETPYITTEARGFYFYHDIPDDFVTGGGHVNLAALQFRLAITERLGFIATKDGYADLNFDEVLPDEDGFANIALGFKYAVISDPENEGILTAGLRYEIPIADLETGGIELQGNGDGFLNPFITGARAFGDLGLQASLGANFALDPDEDTSIVHYSLHADYELLPGFFPIVELNGFTAFNNADRLTGALGDLDGVDVLNFGSDDRGTTVTIGGGARYRLNDHLQFGSGAEIPLTDRDDTIFGYRLYFDVVASF, from the coding sequence ATGCCGCAAGGCCTGCTTCAGGGGATGAAAGGTGCGATTGCGCTCTCGACCCTGGCACTTACTGTCGGATTTGCCGGTCCACTGGCTGCCGAGGAGTCCGGTAGCAACTTTCTCGGTCTCGATCTCAACGGATCGCTTGGAGAAGGCCGTCATAGCCGCTACGTGCCGCCCCTGACCAACCCGATCTTCAACGAGACGCCCTATATCACGACCGAGGCACGCGGCTTCTACTTCTACCACGACATCCCCGACGACTTCGTCACCGGCGGCGGGCATGTGAATCTGGCCGCACTCCAGTTCAGGCTGGCGATCACGGAGCGACTGGGCTTCATCGCCACCAAGGACGGCTATGCCGACCTCAACTTCGATGAAGTTCTGCCGGACGAAGACGGCTTCGCGAACATCGCTCTTGGCTTCAAGTACGCCGTGATTTCCGATCCTGAGAACGAGGGTATTCTCACCGCAGGACTGCGCTATGAGATTCCCATTGCCGATCTGGAGACAGGCGGCATCGAGCTTCAGGGTAACGGCGACGGTTTCTTGAATCCCTTTATCACGGGTGCGCGCGCCTTCGGCGATCTCGGTCTGCAGGCCAGCCTCGGGGCGAACTTCGCGTTGGATCCGGACGAGGACACCTCCATCGTTCATTATTCACTGCATGCCGACTACGAGCTGCTGCCCGGCTTCTTTCCCATCGTCGAGCTCAACGGCTTTACGGCCTTCAACAATGCCGATCGTTTGACCGGCGCGCTTGGCGACCTCGACGGCGTGGATGTGCTCAACTTCGGCAGTGACGACCGCGGCACGACGGTGACGATCGGCGGTGGCGCCCGCTATCGGCTGAACGATCACTTGCAGTTCGGCTCAGGCGCCGAGATTCCCTTGACCGACAGGGACGACACGATCTTCGGCTACCGGCTGTACTTCGACGTCGTCGCATCGTTCTGA
- a CDS encoding GNAT family N-acetyltransferase: protein MKIDVVEDETEKADCLRLRREVFIDEQGIAEADEMDGLDDRCLHILARCNGEAVGAARITYLEPVAKIQRVCVSRLWRGKGIGADIIKFAVDVISRTEAISIIRLGAQTHALDFYRKLGFHEIGAVYQDAGIPHRDMEISLNR from the coding sequence ATGAAGATCGACGTTGTCGAGGATGAGACAGAAAAGGCCGACTGCCTGCGACTGCGGCGTGAGGTTTTCATCGATGAACAGGGCATTGCGGAAGCCGACGAGATGGATGGTTTGGACGATCGCTGCCTGCACATACTGGCCCGTTGCAACGGCGAAGCCGTTGGAGCCGCGCGAATCACCTATCTCGAGCCTGTCGCGAAGATCCAACGTGTCTGCGTGTCTCGTCTCTGGCGCGGCAAAGGGATTGGAGCCGACATCATTAAGTTTGCTGTCGACGTGATCTCACGGACCGAGGCAATTTCGATCATCCGGCTCGGCGCTCAAACGCATGCTCTAGACTTTTACCGAAAGCTTGGTTTCCATGAGATCGGAGCAGTTTACCAAGACGCCGGCATCCCTCATCGCGATATGGAAATCAGTCTCAATCGCTGA